The DNA region CCTACAGTACAGCAATCTTGCCTAAGCAGCCTGGACTGTGCAACAAATTCAAGCAGCTTCATAGAGCTAACGCCAGCAGAACAAAGGCTGGCTGTAGAGATTTTTAAGTTGGACCCATCTACTTCTAGATCTGTATAAAAGGACAAGAACGCCAGAGATGGGCggggtcattaaaaaaaaaaagaatcggctattgcaaataaataaataattaaagggGGGGGAACGAGGCAGCTTGATCCAGGAggagggttttgggttttttcccccttagagTTTGTTCATTATCATTAATTTCCAGACATAGGCTGAGGcgtgggtggtggcgcacgcctttaatcccagcacttgggaggcagaggcaggtggaccgtgtgagttcaaggccagcctggtctacaaagtgagtccaggacaggcaaggctacgcagagaaaccctgtctcaaaaaaactaaaaaaaacaaaaaaaaaacaaaaaaaacaaaaaacaaaacaaaacaaaaaaccagagataGGCTGCCTTTCTCATTCCTCAGCTTCCTATTTGGTAAAATGCTTATTATTCAGACAACTAGGTTAGCATTTGtttgtgaaaacaaaataacaaatcgATGTTTGAAGAATTTGTGTAACTGATTCAAGCAAACACAACCCATTACATCAAcaacccagttttgttttttttttggttggttggttggttggttgatttgggtttgtttgtttgtttgttttgttttgttggggttttttggttttttgagacagggttcctctgtgtagctgaggatgtcctggacttgccttatagaccagtctggcctcaaactcacagcaatctgcctgcctctgccgagagccaccacgcctggcccaacaACTCAGTGCTTAACCTACCCTGATATATAATTCAGGTACCTGACTACTTTAAGTGGTCGTGGACTTTATTTGCAGATTCAGCTTAAACAAGCAGAAGTAGCACAGACTAGCTGCAGGAGCTATTTTAAACTTTTCAGACACTATCTTCATTCCTCATTAGTATAACTAGAATTCTAAAAGTCTCCAGATCATATGATTTGGGGGGGGGAACCATTTCCCACTCTCCTTAAATGGCTGAACCATTCACAATGTTCAAAATGCTCATTGCTTATAATTGAATTCTAGTGTGCTTAGTCTGAAACTAGGGAAAATTGGGAACATAGAATGTCACATTAAAAATAGGGTGTTGCGTGTTTTTTTGCATACCTTGTTCCAAGTTTCCACCTCTGCAATGAACCAAAAACAAATCCTTCCCTCCCCAGAAGCCCATTCTGGGCATGATCTGGGTAAAtccttgccctccccccacccccaccccagctgcacCAGATGGCATCAGGCCCTCAGCTACACCTGTCTCTGTAAGGGAAACGCAGGCATAGGAACCTACTTTATCAAACGTTTTAGATTTTGCAAATTTGTAAATTCAACTTAGAATATGATCTTCTCTAGTCAGAACTATGGATTCATTGTGACTACAAGTTTGGaaacaatcttgaacaatcaAGGTTGTCCTAATAAGATGTGAAGCCTAAAATATATACCTAATTATTAAGTAGcaacatttgaaataaaatactgaTGATGCATTTTATCACTATGGTCCATTTCCTTATAATGTAGGGCGTTTGTCTTCTAATGTTTCTGAAGTCTTTTTGAAAGAtgaaacaataatattttataataaattacacTTACAAAATGAGCAGTTCTTTTAAGTGTTACTGACTTACCAAATGCTTTAATGCCTAAAAATTCATACTTATCTCATCTTTCAAAAtatgggcaggcatggtggtcctCCTCATCAGGAGGATGAACCAGGCAGatggtgagttctagggcagcctggactCCCTAGTGAGCCCCtgttttatttatacatgtatgagaATTGACAGGGCTATCAAGACCAGGGTGTGGTCAATACATGGGTGTGGTCAATACATGGAAGTGGTATGGTGGATGCCGGCTCTTTAGATTGAATTTAAAtgtaagttttgttgttgttgtttggtttgcttttggtttttcaagatagggtttctctgtcctagactcactttatagaccaggctagcctcgaactcacagagatgcacctgtctctgcctcccaagtgctgggattaaatgcgtccACCACCACAAGTGGCTCAAACATTAGTTTTTTGAGTCAAGCATAATAGCACACTCCTGTAATACCGGAACACAGATTGATCACCTCAAGTCCAAGGTCAATCTGGCCTCTAAAAAAAGTTCCAGACTAGCTGAGGCAACATAAcaggactctgtctcaagaaaacaaacgaACCAAGAGCGGCTCTACTTTAGAGGGTCAGCCTTGTGCTGGGTCTTGGGAAATGGTGACTGTgtaaaataatcagaaaagacATTTCTTCTACAGATGTCAGAATTTCAAAGGCAGAATTACTAACTAAATGGCAGAGTTGGAGATGCCGGCAATGCATCATGTGGGCAGCTGTGAAGAATTCTAGTTCCTGTGTTTTAGAAATGTTCTAGGTAGAAGTCATATGAGAAGAATAAATATCCTTGGGCAAAGCTACATAGATGAAAACTTAGTAATTAACAAATTAGTTAGTGTGGTGGTAATAGAATGGCCCTGAACCCAAAATGGAATGGCAGCTGCCTCTTTCTTAGTAACTTTTCTATAAAACTGCAGAGAGATGATGCGCTTAGTACTGAGATGCCCACTTTTTCCTGATCTCTCCAGTCAGTGAAGAGTTGGGGCAGACTGGACTCCTGGACCCCAGAACCCCAGGACTCTGGGACCCCGGGACTGCCAGGAAGATGCAAAGATTACAAGGTCAAGAAGCCAACCTGGTAGTTAAGATAACTTATATCCTGATTATTTACAAAGTGTGAAATGATTATTTTCTGTCCTTATAAACAGCCACGGCTGCTTATTAATCACCCCCACGTGTATCATCTGTGTTCATACAAACCTCGCAGGCCTGTACAGAAACATCCCTGCAGAGCTATCAGCTAATTAGAGGACCGTTGTTCAAATCACAATGCAGACTCGTGCCTGCTAAGTTTGGAATTCAGACTGCAATCAAAATCAAGCCTTACTGTAGCTCTGATAAAGACGTGATAAGAGAGTTTACTCAAAGACATAATAGCTAGGCTAAACCATTGTCTTCATGTAAAACCAGCTTTATTGTGCCAGAATGGAATAGAACACGTAGGAAATCAACTTACTGTCTCAGGCCCAGATTATTCCGAACAGTTACTCGTCTAATGGATGCGTTTGTTTTCCTCCTTGCTTAGATGGCCATCCTAGGCAAAATGTAGTGTTATGGGTTTTAACTCTCTATAGTCTCCccttccccgtgtgtgtgtgtgtgtgtgtgtgtgtgtgtgtgtgtgtgtgtgtgtgaaattagtGTTTCCGCGGCAAAATCTGTCCTAGCCTGAGAAAATTAACCCCAACCCCTCCCTCCTGAAGGGACAGAATACTAAAGGCAAACGATATTCTCACCTCTGGACTCTTTTCAAACAAGAGGGAGGTGCCTATTACATTTCCAAAAGCTCCGGGCTGGTCTGTCTCATTCTCACAACCCGAGTAACCCGAGTCTTCTCGGTGACTTTTGCAAAGCCTCGGAAATTGTCCTGGCTTCTTGGTCCCGGTGGAAGCTCTCCAGTGCAGAGGAAGTGGAAGCCCTTACGTTCCTGGCACCTGTTCCTTGCATTCTGACCCCTCTCTTTAAGAGGCCCTGGATCTTGAGACATTAAGAGGCCCCCAACATACCTTTTGCAAGAGGATTTCCAGCATCCCAGTTTCACTGGGCTTGCCAGGCTGTGATAGGAGTTTTGGTCCTGGGAGCCACCAGTCAAGGACTTCAGCCTGAGTCCAGATGACGTAGATCTAGGAAAAGCGATCGAGAAATGATGTCTCAAACTAACATCATCTGACCCTATTCAGGGTGCACAGGTGAGCTTTCCGCCTGCCAGTCAGCCATTTCCGGGAGGTCTGACACATTAACGGCGAACAGGCCTCTCCCTTCACACCAGCTTTCTGCTCCATCCTACATTATGCAAAGTAGCCCTTTCTGCCTGCCCTCCACGCTGTTCTCAAAAGGTCATTTTTCCCCCAGCGAATCCTTCTTATAGTCGCCCTCTGCTGCTCCAGAGTCTAAGCCTATCTTTGACAACCCCGCGCCCCTCTAGACTAGGAGTAGCAATCAAAAACAGGTGACCCGCGGGAGAGCACTGAATCGTTTCAGTGGCATCACCACCGGAACTCCCCTCAAAGCAAAGCTCACACTCTTTAGTATTTAGTTCATTTTGTTGGAACTGGCTGAACGGAGTTGACTGAATAATGGAATTGTCCTCCCTTAGATACAAGTGAAGTTGGTCTGGGAAGAAGAGTTCGCAGGTGCGCGCACCGTTCTCGCCCCTAAAGCTGCCCTCTCCTGCTGAGTCTCCTCTCACGGAGTCAGCCTTGCTCTAGAAGAACTCGGTTCCAGGACTAGACTCCTGTCCCCTTGATTCCCTGCTCAGGAGCGGATCCAGAGACCCGAAAGGAACAGAGAGCGTGTCGCCCTGCCGTCACTCTCAAGGGGTGTACCTGGATCCCCGCGGAACTGAGACCCCCCGCCAGCCGGGTCACACGGCTTGCTCGTTGTTGAAACCCCAAGGCTCCCGGTGCAGCGACAGGCGCCCGGGCTGCAGCGTCCCGGCTGTGTTGGCCACCGAGTTCTTCAGCTGCTTGATGACCacgaagagcaggaggaagaggaggaagagcaggaagaagaagagcgCCAGGTACAGCAACAGATTCAGCTCCCACTCCATGCTGGGCGCCGCCCGGGCGGTGCGTTTCGCCTGGAAAGGCTCCGCACGCTCGCCCCCGGCTTCCCAGCTCAGCTGCGATCCGCCTAGTCTCCGCAGGTCCCTAGGAGCGCCTGGAACCGGGACCAGAACTGCGAGCGCTGTGAATCTTCTGTATAGATTCGAGCTAGCTTCTCCAGCGCTAACTTGAGCGGGTGGAGACGACGGCCCAGCGTCTCGCGGTGTCGACAGCTGGCTTCCTGCAGGTGTCTTTAAGATTCCCATTGGGGACAGACAGTGCAacctctgccccctcccttcaTAATTAATGTAGTTCGTAATTTGCCCTGCTTGCACCTTTccaaaaagagacacagaagaatAAAAGGTTGCTGTATGTGCCTCCCGAAGGGTTGGGAGATGCTCCTTGATGTGAGCTAAACTACGGATGCGTCGACGCCTAGTACCACTTCAAGCTGCCTTGACCCTTAGAATTGCCGAGGCCATGCATTGACAGAGTACTGTTTTCCCCGCTCTGTGCTGTAGGTCTTTACGGAGCGCTAACAGTTAAATGCGCTTCAAATGCCATACTTTACAAAACCTTTCTGTTGTTGGCTTGAAATTCAACTTTATTTATTCGGTGAAATAAGGAACAAAGCTCCACGTTTGAAATTACCCATACCTCAGACGATGACGCTCTCTGTCAGAAATGAAGTTCTTCGTTATTGAGTGTGCCGGTCAGTTTTTCATACATGTGACAAGATGCATAAGAGAAATCGGCTTTAAGGAGGACAGGGTTATTTTGGTTCCTCTTTTCAGGAGTTTGGGTCCTAGTCAGCTGGCTCCGCTGTTTTGTGGCTTGTGAAAAATGGAAGCACCACGCAAGAACCCCAGGACAGATTGCTCCGTTCAGACAGCCAAGGAGAAAACAGCGGAAGTGGAAGGGTCCAGGGACAAGTGCACTCTACaaagcccccccccacacacacacacactgcccagtGGTGTAGTGCCTCCAACCAGGCCCCACTTCTGGAGAGCCCATTCTGGCCTGGATTTATCAATGGATTCACTTACCCATCAATGAAGTTTGTGTTCTCATGACTCACCTCTCAATCGCTGCTACCATCTGGGGACCACTCCCTTGGCACAGTGAAACTTTTGAAGGACACTTTGTATCCAAATCATAACACTGTGTGACTAGTTATCCCAAACTCCGTGGCTAAACACAGCAACATTGTTGTTGACTTCTCCAAATATCTATGAGTCAAGAATTTGAGAGTAATtttagccagctgtggtggcacacacctgtaatcccagcattgcgggctgaggcaggaggatcatgagtttgagttTAGCTGGGACTACAAAGCAAATTTTAGGCCAATTTCACACAATagtgaaatctctctctctctctttctctctctctctctctctctctctctctctctctctctctctctctttctttctcccctccctccctccctcccttcccccaccccaccccctctgttTGTATGTGATACTTAATCTGGGTGATTCTAGTTTGGAGATTGTCAGGTCCTGCAGCCTGGGTTCCCCAACTGCGAAGACAAATAAGACTCAGTTTTGAGGAGCAATGCTGAGTGTTGTTGAGAGGCCTCAGTCCCTTCAAAATGGACTTTTCCATAGGCTTCCCTGGGCACCAGCATCTTGCAGAACAGGTGAGGCAGCAGAGCTGAGCAGAGGCCTGCCCACTAGCTGCACAAGTCACAAGCCATCACTTCTGCAAAGTCCTAATGGTTAACCAGCCCAGATCCCTAGGGTCCACGCACATGAACACCAGAGCAACGCTTCCTGGAGTCCTCAAGTCTGTGACGATATGAGAGCTGGGGGATGAGGCCTGACAGACATAGCCCAGATTATATAACAGCCTGCACATAGTAAGCGGCTAATCCAGTGATGTCAAAAGTCATACAGACAGGATGGTACGAGTAAACTAAAGGTCTCAGAACTCACGTCTAGTCTCAGCTCTGCATCAATGGCTACTGCTTCCCAGTCTCTCTGTCCCCTTTGCTTACCTTTCCTTTGGATTTGCTATGAGGCTCAAAATGATTGGGATGGTAacaatttgtttttctctatatatGCCAGGTACTAATAGTCTGTTTTTAAGATTTCCAGTATTACAGGTTAATGTTAAGATTTTACAAGTCTTTTCTTCAAGCATCTTACTGGGTACAAAGTCAGTTGATAggggatagatagataattgtaATCTACAACTATCTCTCTCCTCattatctttctgcttctacctctatctctatttctctgtctgcctctctgtctcttgttgGAGGTTGGGctcatgtattttgatgctaatcactgcttgctgtctgtgatCCACCTTGCctgagagcctaacctgtttgaccaataaaaggccctCACACCTGGGTAGGGTAAATGGGAAGAAAGAcccaaggagaggagagaagaagattGAATCACCATGAGTTAAGCGGAGAAGAAGCATGTGCCAGCATGGATGGACACTTGGCTcagatgataattagcaagtatttgggattatggatgggaggtagcttgatagaaattactagaagcagatggcatgggattggggcagggattccatacctgccccactatgggaagtagttaggggattaatatctgcccaggttaactaaggctattttaaaatataacaggtgtctgtgtcttgattgattggtAATGGGTTAGAAATTACTGCCATAATAAAAATTacaggcctaataataaacattattaggacATACTGGTAAAATAATAGCAGCAGTCTCCACACATACATTATCTATATTGATCTGCTTCATAGGCAAGGCTACGTTGGAGCTAGCTCCTAGAAATTACTGTTAAATGTTTCAAGAAAATTGCTAAAAATATAGCTATTATTAGAAATTACATCATCTACATTGATAAGGTTAACACTAAATGACTACATAGTCAAGGTTCACCCTCCCATTGGTTTTTCTATGCATCTCCATTATTAATGTACTTGTGAAGTGTCTGTCAGTGCTGGCAGGTGGGTATGCCAcatgctcttccttccttcttcctccccacgCTTGCTcactcagggtttctattgctgcgatgaaacgccgtgaccaaaagcagcaacttggggaggaaaagggttatttggcttacagttccatatcactgttcgtcactggaggaagtcaggacaggaactcaaacagggcagagagagagagagagagagagggagggagggagggagggagggaaagagagagagagtttgccCTCAGAAAATAGGCCAGTGCTACAAATCAGGACCTGTGCTAGTGTGATCTAATGAGCCGCTGTCCCGAGGCTACTGAGTAGAGTCTAAATTCTTATCTGCATTTAAGAGTTCCGACTTTCCAGAATCCCAGAGCTCTGCTGGAAACACCACATGTTCCTCTGGGTAGATTTCTCCGTTTTATGTAATCTTGGCAAGAGAACAGATCCCTAAGCTAGGCTTCCGTCTCTTCATCCTGTTATGGAAACCTGGGTATCAGATATAGTTTCTACCCTACTCTGAGAAGGTGCACAGAGAAGAACATGAAGAGTCATTCCAGAAACGTGACTGACTTGGGAAAAGGCAGATTGAGGGTGATGAGGGGGGAGGTTCATATGTCTTCCCTGTGGCATTCTGAGAATGAAAACAGTTTCAGGGTGAGGAGGACCGGGTCCCTGCTGGCCATCTCCACAACAGCCTGAATGCCTGGCCCTTCCCAAACTGGCACCTCTGCCTGGTTTCCGCTATGTAAACTGCCACTGGTACCCCCAGGAGATCTCACTCCTGCAGCTAGGCGACGTGACTGAAGACAGCATGCTGACTAACAAGATAATCGCCGTAATCAATACAGTGTGTGATAGAAAAATCATATGCCTGCTAGATAGCTAATGGCTTGAAGGTTGGACATTGAAGCATGGAAAGAGATTCCATGGCCTGATTATCTGTTCCTCGTGTTTCCTCGGATGTGGTTAATGTTTAGTTTGGAGCTGACCTTCTTGTACCTTCTATAGAGCTGCATTGTAGATAGATATtgcctaaattttattttgtcattgaaTGTCGTGTTTTCTTTATCTGCTACGATTAAATGTTTTGATGGGTATAGGTAGTCTtagttggcatctgtggtctcttagaatttgtagaacatctgtccaggcacttctggcttttagcatctccactgagaagtcaggtataattctaatagatctgcttttatatgtcacttggtctttttctcttgcatcttttaatatgtattctttgttctgtatgtttagtgttttgattattatgtgccaaggGAACTTTTTTAATCcaatctacttggtgttctgtgtgcttcttgaaCCTTTATaagcatcttctttttcttttcttttcttttttctttttttttttttctttttttctttcttcttcttttttttttttggtctttttttagacagggtttctctgtagccttggctaccatggactcacttggtagactacactggcctcgaactcacagagatctgcctgcctctgcctcctgagcgctaggtaaaggcatgcaccaccatgcccagctggcatcttcttctttaggttagggaaattttcctCTATAATTTTATTCGAAATACTATTTGTGCCTTTGACctgcattttcctccttcctctattcctattattcttagatttggtcttttcatagtgtcccagattttctgCCTGGACTTTTTTAGGTTTTACAGTGTTTAAATgagttatctatttcttctacCGTGTCTTCAACATCTGAGATTCTTTCTCTCCATGTCTTCTAAACTCTTGGTGAGGCTGACCTAAGGTTTTTGTTTGACCttttagttctttattttaatgtttaccTTAGTTTGAAATTTCCTTAGAGACTCTAT from Acomys russatus chromosome 15, mAcoRus1.1, whole genome shotgun sequence includes:
- the Smim43 gene encoding small integral membrane protein 43; this encodes MEWELNLLLYLALFFFLLFLLFLLLFVVIKQLKNSVANTAGTLQPGRLSLHREPWGFNNEQAV